From Juglans regia cultivar Chandler chromosome 6, Walnut 2.0, whole genome shotgun sequence, the proteins below share one genomic window:
- the LOC108984573 gene encoding protein BREAKING OF ASYMMETRY IN THE STOMATAL LINEAGE: MCTPWTIPKLVRWRVRDWVSCFLACRFPLDDESNDTYRSSAPQKLPRKNMGFDTKAGTDQSRVMNQTSKKKSRHKSRRSKERQSKLSSAQTKDDITVENGSVDDSCWPNFSDEDYIVFCFREDGAFDVVKDGKPETSNRFDCMSRSSRTVNRKDDEEEDCIYWDTESPRNSIRRRSSLMEDQVEDRGLVSVESSESNQSDRSTGSFAFPVLGWEWMGSPVQMPKSEGLQLRKHKARCVGFQCFRN, from the exons ATGTGCACACCATGGACAATTCCAAAGCTTGTCAGATGGAGGGTGAGGGACTGGGTATCTTGTTTCTTGGCTTGCAGGTTTCCTTTAG ATGATGAATCGAATGATACATATCGATCTTCTGCACCTCAAAAACTGCCAAGAAAAAACATGGGTTTCGACACAAAGGCCGGTACTGATCAGAGTAGAGTCATGAATCAAACTAGCAAAAAGAAGTCTCGGCACAAAAGTCGACGTAGTAAAGAGAGACAATCAAAACTCAGTTCCGCACAAACTAAAGACGACATTACAGTAGAAAATGGCTCTGTCGACGACTCTTGCTGGCCAAATTTTTCAGATGAAGACTACATTGTCTTCTGCTTTAGGGAGGATGGAGCATTCGACGTAGTCAAGGATGGAAAGCCAGAAACTTCCAACCGCTTTGACTGCATGTCCAGAAGTTCCAGAACTGTAAACCGAAAG gatgatgaagaagaagactgcATATATTGGGATACAGAATCGCCTAGAAACAGCATCAGAAGGAGATCATCTCTAATGGAGGATCAGGTTGAAGACCGTGGCTTGGTTTCAGTTGAATCAAGTGAATCCAATCAATCAGATCGCAGCACAGGCTCTTTTGCCTTCCCTGT GTTGGGTTGGGAGTGGATGGGTAGTCCTGTGCAAATGCCAAAATCAGAGGGCCTGCAGTTAAGGAAGCACAAGGCTCGTTGTGTAGGCTTTCAGTGTTTTAGAAACTGA